The following nucleotide sequence is from Nomascus leucogenys isolate Asia chromosome 13, Asia_NLE_v1, whole genome shotgun sequence.
GGGGGCTAGCTGCTGGGGAAATGAGATAGGCCCCAGGGAAGTCCCTGGGCCCCAGCTGGCCTGCAGTGGGCCTAGGCACAATGTGAGGATCGGAATGCAGTGATGACCCTTTCCTCTCTCATGCTCCCTTCCGCTTcactctctcttttgctcttgcTTCCAGAGTCAGGatacatttgcttttctttttctttttttctttttttgagacggagtcttgctctgtcgcccaggctggagtgcagtggcgcaatctcggctcactgcaagctccacctcccgggttcacgccattctcctgcctcagcctctccgagtagctgggactacaggcgcccgccaccacgcccggctaattttttgtatttttagtagagacagggtttcaccatggtctcgatctcctgacctcgtgatccacccgcctcggcctcccaaagtgctgggattacaagcgtgagccacggcgcccatcTGCTTGGCCAAAAAGCAGACCATCATGAaaagttttgttgttattttgtaaCTCAGGAGCCTTTCCTGTtaccatattttccttttcatccaGATGGTAACATAATAACATTTATCAAGGGTTTTCTCTGTGTCCCAGGCATTGTGCAAAGCCTTTTCCATGAGTTAACTTCTGAAATCTCACAGCCATCCCAGAAGACAGGCGCTATCAGtccccccattttacagatgggtaaactgaggtgTACAGAGGTTAAGTCCCTTGCCCATGGTGCACAGCTGGAAGAGACAGAGCTGGGGTATGAATGCGAGTGGGCAGGCTCCAGTGCCCAGGCTACCTCCTCCACACAAGACTTGCCCTCGGCAATCTCAAAGCCTTTTCTGGTGGTGGGCTCAGCTCCCAAGCTGGCATCAGATGCACTCCCAGCCAGATATTTCATGCTTGctggttttcattcattcattcattcattcggcATTCCCTGAGGGCCTGGTGCAGTCTTGGGGTGCCTCTCGGGGAGGAAACAGGGAAAAGAAAGACCCCCCACCCCAAGCATGGATCACAGGAAAGATAAGGCTAAATGGGGGTTTGTGGGAGTTCAGAGGAAACCTTATCTCTTGAGGTCTTGGATATGAAGGGCATGTTGTCTCTTCCTCTTGCATGAGAAAAGATGGCGTCTCAGAGGAAGGGTTGTTGGGGTGAGGGATCTGGGAGATGCCTTAGCTTGGCACCTGCACTGGCGCCTGCAGTCAGCCCTCGGTCAACTGGTCTCTTTAGGTATTGGCTGTGCTTATTACTATTCATTCAACAGGTACTAATTGAGCACCAGCTGTGTGCCAGGCTCAGAATGGGCTCAGGTGAGATGCACAAAGAAAGGTAAACTAGAATCCTTGCTTAGACACTGACAGATAAGTTGTTTCATATGTAAATTGTAGCACCAAGAcctgctgcccctgcccccagcctcacCTGCTTGTGAAGATCCCTCCAAAAGATTTGAGAGTAGATAAAAAGCAGAGACTACTGCTGAAGAGCAGGGCTGCTTTGGCTCCTTATTATTTCAGACTTTGGAAGAAAATGACCTCCTTTCTCTCCACAAGCACTGGAGGTGGCATAGCCTGCCCCTAGCAAGCCAGCGCTGGAAGGCGTGTGCAGGGCTGGGGACCGAGCCTGGTTTCTATTCCCTGCTCTGCAGGGCTCAAGCACTTGCTGTTCCTCCACCTGGGATGCCTTTCCCTGGAAAAGCCTGtctctttcttgtctttcagGACTCAGGTCAGTGGCATCTCCTCCAAAagctccccttcccaccctccatcACCTCACCCTGTTTATCTGCGCCCCCGCCCCCACTGCCTGTCACTTATCACAGGCTGAAGTGACCCAGGCTCTCCAGTTGTACACTCTCAGATGGACCCTGGACGACTGTGGCACTTCTGCAATTTCCCCAGTCGCCCTGGGGTAGGATTCCTGCATGCCACGATGCCcacctttccttctccctcctgcaTGTCCTCCTCTGCCTGGCTTCTGAATTGTTCCCAGAGAGAGTGATGGACAAGACCTGCCTCTCCTCCAGTCCCTGAATCTTATTTAAGGCTCTTGCTTTGCTTCCCTGGCCTGGAGGCCGGCTCCTTGATGGAGTCCACCATGTGGGTTCACTCATGGCCGTGTCTTCTTGCCCAGCGTCGTGCTTGGCCCTGGGACTGGCCACATAATATCTGGGCCAGGTGCAAAATTAGTACGGGGCAGGGGGCACTTTGTTCGTAGGTGATTCAGAACTGCATATGGTGACCCCAGATTAGGAAACCAAGCGTGGGGCCCTTAAGAGCTGGGGGACCCTGTACGACTGTCCAGGTTGCAGGCCCCACAGCTCCCCTCCTGATATCTTGTGCTCCATGCTTGTCTGTTGAAGGAAGGAGTGAATGGATGAAGAGCAGGTGGTGGGGGTGGTTTGAGGGCCTTGCCTGGTGGGTAGGCAGAGGCCCCTCCCTGGCATGGGGCCCGGGACCTGTTCCATCTCACAGCCTGGGGCCTGTGTGTAAATGTCCAGGACCCGAAGGCTGGCATTTTTCTGCTCCTTGCCTGGCCTCTGGCCTCCCCTTTCTCCACCCATGTGGCCCCTCAGGCTGCCATCTAGTCCAAAAGGGAGACCCAGAGGGCCACTTGGCCAAACTACTTCTGCTCCAGAAAACTGTAGAAGACCATAATTCTCTTCCCCAGCTCTCCTGCTCCAGGAAGGACAGCCCCAAAGTGAGGCTTAGCCAGAGCCCCTCCCAGAAAAGCACCTCCCCCCCGCCCGCCCCGTTCCCCAACCTCAGCCCTTCCCTGTTCATCCCGAAGGCCCTCTGGGGACCCACTCTCTCACCCAGCcccaggaggggaaggagatAGGATGAACTGTTACCCTGCTGCCCTCACTGCCACCCTGGGTGCAGTAATTCCCTTGAGATCCCACACCGGCAGAGGGACCGGTGGATTCTGAGTGGTCTGGGGACTCCCTGTGACAGCGTGCATGGCTCGGTATTGATTGAGGGATGAATGGATGAGGAGAGACAGGAGAGGAGGCCGATGGGGAGGTCTCAGGCACAGAcccttggaggagaagaggaTGCGAAGACCAGCGGCTGGCTCCCTAGGCACTGCCACGGGGAGGGCTGATGGGGAGCCCTAGCGGTGGGGCTGGGGTGTCTGGTCTCAGGCTGAGGGGTGGCTGGAAAGATACAGGGCCCcgaagaggaggaggtgggaagaACCCCCCCAGCTCACACGAAGTTCACTTACTCAACAAATCGTGACTGCGCAGCTACAGTGGCTACCAGGCGCTGGGTTCAAGGCACTGCGGGTACCAGGGGTGCGGCGAAGATCGCTGATCCGGTCCCCAGTGCGCTGGGTGTCTAGCGAGGGTAGGAAGGCAATAAAGAAGGCACGGAGTAACTCAAACAGCAATTCCAGACAGCAAGAGAAAgtacaggaaagaaaacaaatgtgcGCGGGGTGAGGCGAGGAAACAACCTCAGCTTGGCAGGTCTTGGAGGTCTCTGGGAGGAGAAAGCAGCGTGTGATGGCGGGCGGGAGGTGGTGAGCGGGGAGAGGTCCAGGCGGAGGGAATGGCTAGCGCAGAGACAAGCTGGCAACGGGTTCAGGGAGGCGCGGAGGGGTCAGCGTGGCTGGCTTAAAAGGATACAGGGACTGAGGGGCAAGACCGGCTCAAGGGTCACcgcttccaggaagccttctatTTCCGCGCCACCTCCGCGCTCCCCCAACTTTTCCCACCGCGGTCCGCAGCCCACCCGTCCGGCTCGGGCCGCCTTCCTGGTCCAGACCGCGAGTGCCGAGAGGGCAGGGCCGGCTCGGATTCCTCCAGCCGCATCCCCGCGACGTCCCGCCAGGCTCTAGGCACCCCGTGGGCACTCGGTAAACATTTGTCGAGCGCTCTAGAGGGAATGAATGAACCCATTGGGCACAGCTGGGGGGAGGGCGGGGCCGAGGGCAGGTGGGAGGCCGCCGGCGCGGGAGGGGCCCCTTGAAGcccgtcctcctcctcctcctcctcctcctcctccgcccaGGCCCCAGCGCGTACCACTCTGGCGCTCCCGAGGCGGCCTCTTGTGCGATCCAGGGCGCGCAAGGCTGGGAGAGCGCCCCGAGGCCCCTGCTATCCGCGCCAGAGGTTGGAAGAGGGTGGGTCGCCGCCGCCCGAGGGCGAGAGCGCCAGAGGAGCGGGAAGAAGGAGCGCTCGCCGGCCCGCCTGCCTCCTCGCTGCCTCCCCGGCGCTGGCTCTCTGGACTCCTAGGCTTGCTGGCTGCTCCTCCCACCCGCGCCCGCCTCCTCACTCGCCTTTTCGTTCGCCGGGGCTGCTTTCCAAGCCCTGCGGTGCGCCCGGGCGAGTGCGGGGCGAGGGGCCCGGGGCCAGCACCGAGCAGGGGGCGGGGGTCCGGGCAGAGCGCGGCCGGCCGGGGAGGGGCCATGTCTGGCGCGGGCGCAGCGGGGCCCGTCTGCAGCAAGTGACCGAGCGGCGCGGACGGCCGCCTGCCCCCTCTGCCACCTGGGGCGGTGCGGGCCCGGAGCCCGGAGCCCGGGTAGCGCGTAGAGCCGGCGCGATGCACGTGCGCTCACTGCGCGCTGCGGCGCCACACAGCTTCGTGGCGCTCTGGGCACCCCTGTTCCTGCTGCGCTCCGCCCTGGCcgacttcagcctggacaacgagGTGCACTCGAGCTTCATCCACCGGCGCCTCCGCAGCCAGGAGCGGCGGGAGATGCAGCGCGAGATCCTCTCCATTTTGGGCTTGCCCCACCGCCCGCGCCCGCACCTCCAGGGCAAGCACAACTCGGCGCCCATGTTCATGCTGGACCTGTACAACGCCATGGCGGTGGAGGAGGGCGGCGGGCCCGGCGGCCAGGGCTTCTCCTACCCCTACAAGGCCGTCTTCAGTACCCAGGGCCCCCCTCTGGCCAGCCTGCAAGATAGCCATTTCCTCACCGACGCCGACATGGTCATGAGCTTCGTCAACCTCGGTGAGTAAGGGCAGGCAGGGGTACACGTCTCCTTTCGGGGGCACTTTGAGACCGGGAGGGAGGGAGCTGCTTCATCTATACAGCCCGCCCAGCTTTCCGCTCCTGGCTGAAATCGCAGTGCCTGCCCGAGGGTCTGCCACCCACAGCCCTGTGACTCCCAAGCTGTGTGCGCCCCCAGGTCGGGCACGCTGGGTTCGGTGGGCCTGTGGGGGTTACTGGGAAGGAGGGATCCCCCGAAGTCCCTTCCATGTTACGCCGCCGGCCGCATCTCTGGGGCTGGAGGCGCGGGCCGTTCAAAGCGCGGGGCTCGGTCATGTGAGCTGTCCCGGGCTGGCGCGGCTCGCGCTACCTGGATGTAAAGGGCCCTTCCCGGCGGGGCTGCCTTCCCGCCCTTCTTGGGCCCCTCTcagccctgcctggccctggcaTCGCGGCCGTCGCACTCCCTTACCCGCCCTGACAAGCCCTACCTGTCCCCTCGTGGTGCGCCCGCCTTAGCGTACCGCGCGCTCCGAGCGCCTTGGGGCCCCTCTCCGGGCCGCCGGATGCCCCATTCTCTCTTGGCTGGAGCTGGGGAAGAAACGGTGCCattgatagttttgttttctttctttctttctttctctttctttctttctttctttttcttttttctttttttttttttttttttgaggcggagtttcgctcttgtcgcccattctggagtgcaatggcgcggtctctgctcaccgcaacctctgcctcccgggttcaagcgattctcgtgcctcagcctcccgagtagttgggattacaggcatgcgccaccacgcctggcgaagtttgtatttttggtagagactgtgtttctccatgttggtcaggctggtctcgaactcccgatctcaggtgatcctcccgcctcagcctcccaaagtgctgggattacaggcgtgagccactgtgccctgccgctagtcttgtattttttaatatttagtggTAGGTCCCGGGCCGGCAGAATCTATTTTCAGCATTTATCACGTGTGGCGCGCAAACCACAGGTTTTGGCGATTGGGTTGCGCGGGATCTCCGAGCTGACGCCGCCTGGGCGGCTGGGGATCCCGGTTTCCGACTGGAGCCGCGACGACCCCGGCGACAAGAGCCTGGGGCTGCGGCGAGGGCCAGGGAGCTCCCCCCTCCATCTGTGCGCGCACATTCTCCAGACTTGTTCAAACTAACCCCCCGGCAGCGCACTGCGGGACTGATGATCAAATATTTGGTTTTCGAGATAACACACCCCGATAGCGCTGTTTCCTGAGCCGCTTTCATTCTACTTGTGTAACTTGCTGCGAAAACCCGAACCAAGTCAAGACAGCAAACTCACGCCCACGGGCGCTGTGTCAACATGGAAATAATGATACTGAAGCCCCACGCTGGGCACCCAGGGCGTGGACTGGGGGCGCGGGGGAAGCGCAGATCCGCCTTCATGCTTCCCCCTCCTGATAAGGTCCCTGGAGTTCCCAGGAGGCCATTGTCTGTACTTAATAATAACTAAATCCAACTAGTGAACCAAGCTTCAGCGAGCAAGGGGTGGGAGGTTTAGATGCCAAAATACCTTCAAGAAAGTTTAAATTATACTAAGCAGCCAGTTAAGAAGGAAGCAGCAACATATGACCTGATTTAGAAGCATCTCCAAGATGTATGAGGTGGAAAGAAGCAAGGTGCAGATGCGTGGGCTGCATGTGTGCTTGTATATCATCGTGTCCTCCTGGAGGAAGACACCAGGAACTGGAGAGAGATTTTACTGGAGGGGTAGAGAGGCGGGGGCACAGCTGGGGCTTAGGGAGTGGGAGCTGGGGTCTGATTTTTCGTTGTCTGCACTTCtgtatatttgtgatttttttttaaacaatgtgtaTTTATTAACTATAccaaaaactaaaggaaaagtccaaatacatacacataaataatGAATGCAGAGCTCTGTCGCCCTCCTGAAGCCTGGGGTTAGCCAGGGCCCTTTCTCTGGTGGGGGATTTATAGCATCTTCCGTTCTGTTGGGTACCCCGGACTCCCACTGGATGTGCAGGTCCCAGTGGCTGCCTTCAGAGCCTGGCTGGGGTCATTAAAAAGGTATTTGTAATCTCTGGCTTTTGTAGAAGGCCCTGCAAACCAAGAGCAAAAAAGCTCCCAGTGCTTATGGGCCGGCAGTGTGGGCTAGGCCCTGGGGCTCCTTGTTCCCCAGAGAAAGACCAGGTTGCTCGGAGGGTGCCTCTGGGAACTTTGGTGCGGGCTATTTGCTCCCCCCACGGCGGCAGGAGCAAGCTGGGACTTGTTTGGGAAGGCCACAGCTGGGTGGTTTTCCTCCTCTGGCTGTACACACACCTTTCAATCCATTTCTTTCATCTTGAAAGGACAAAGACCGGCTTGTCTGAGCCTCTTAATCAGTCAGGCTGGCTTTGGGCTTTGTGGGACCCTGACTTTCTCAGGTCTAGCTTTCTGGGACATCACTCCAAATTAGATGGCAGAGTGGCTTTTAACAGAGTGCACTgaccttgttttctttctctctctgtccctaaACTCGAGGTCATTAGGTGAAGACCTGGGCTGCAGTTTGGCGAGACGCTTCTTGTAGATGCTTCTAATGTTGGCCTTTAATTTCTGCTAAGCAGCAGCACAGGAATAAATTGCCTGTCCCTTCTATTCTGTTGTAGCTTGGAATTTCTCCATAGGAGGGACTTGGGGGTGGCAGTAGGGTTGGAGAGGGTTGGGGGGAGGTGTAGGAGACTTGTCTGGCCACTGAGTTTGCTGAGAAAGAACACTGCTATGCTGTTTTTCCTTGGATTGCAAATCATGTTATCTGTAGTATTCGAAGTTTTGTAAAGGCAAGTTTATTCTCACAATTTACATAAGAGTGAGAAAATATCACTTGCACATATCAAACTATTACTTATTATTATGATGGGACtttggcgggggcggggggcatGGGTGAGGATCTTGGCAGCCTCTGCTGCCCCTTCCCCCTGCACTGCATAGCTCTGCTGTCTTGCAGGCAGGCGGCCTGCGTGCGCGGGGGGGACCCCTGCCTGAATTCTGAAGGCTTTTGCAGACCTGGTGCAtttattcttccttctgtctGCCGCCAAACTGGTTTTTGTTCCTATAAGTCGTTCTTGGAATTCAAGTTTTTTGCCAGGCTGAGCGGGATCTAAACTACAGGGAAAACTAGAGGGGAATTTACGACAAAACCAGGTGGTGGGAATGAGGACTAAAGGCTGCACCTTATGACAAAGCCCAGCCTGTACCATAAAGCCCCAGGCAATGTGAACTGAGCTGCctgagtgagactcccatcttcCCAGCCTGGGCCCCTTAAGTTCAATGGCAAGATTTGTAAACTGGTTTGGATTAACTACCCCGACTCCTCTGTGTAGACTTAATTTTGGAATTCAAAACAGCTACCCTCTCTTAAATAATCCCCAGGCAATGGCGGTTCTGCACACTGAATCTAGCCATAGCCCGTTACCATTCTTTCTTTGGGAAGATCCAGCAGCTCTGTTAGGAATCTTCTAAAGTAGCCGGCTGGCACTAGGGGAGTGGAAGTCATCATGTTTATCTCTGGTCCAGGTAATGAAGGCATGAAATTTGTGTAATCTTTGAAGCTAaattgaaaagaagagaaagttggAAACCTATCATTATTGGAGTCAGCCTATAAAAGTGGCTTTTGTTAATGTAGCTGAAGAGTAGGGAGAAGGCCGTGCAGTTTGATTTTTGCTTTATGCCATCTGGCTGTCCTTTTTGTTGACAAGTGTTTGGCATTAAGACCTCTCCCATTGCCCCTCAAGAGCAGGCCCTACCACTGTAGAGTATTAGAAAAAGATTCTGTTACAGTTTAAAAATTTCCTTCAGGGAGTGCTTCGCAAAGGGGAGCATGGACTGCAGGCATTTGCAGCTGTAACCTGGCTTGTGTTAAAATTTGGAAGGGGCTGCTCCACATTCCAGCACTCGGAGCGCCGGCCCTCACTGGTGAGCAGCCAAAGGTTAATATAGATGTCACACagctccctctttctttctttctttctttctttctttctttctttctttctttctttctttctttctttctttctttctttctgcagaACGCCTTTGCTATAGGAGTGCACCAACAGCTGTGTTTTTCGTAACCCTTTCAAAATCACTTCTTTTAAACCTCATTTTCCTGCTTATATAAATCAAAGATTTTCCTCCACTTTTCCCAAGCATGTATGTGACCCAGCTttgaacttttttcatcttctaTGTATTTTCCTTCTGGAATCAAGGCAGGGTAAGGCTGGGCCCTGGATGCCAACTTGGGTagctgtttttggttttggttccAGGGTTGTCATTCGGTTGTGGAGCGGTCCCCATGGAAGGGGTAACAGAGATGGCCCACTTGCAAATCAGTTTCAGGGCATCAAGGGGGATGATTCTCTGAATGCACAGAGAGAAGAAACCACTTTTGAGATGCAGCCCTCTCAAGCTACGGTTTGGGGCTTTACCATGGCGTAGTAGGCTATCAAGCCTTTGCCGAGATAAACACAGCTGGTGCGCGATCCCCTGACCACCGGAATGCCTGCGATGTGAGCAAATATCACATGTCTGCTCAACTCAGAGACAACTGATGACTTCATTCCAGGGAGAGTCCCATCTAAGTTGATTGATCACTCCTATCGCTTTAATATCTCCCCCTCATTTGGTAAGGTCATATTTGGCCCATTGCAAGAATCAGTTGTGTCCTAAGTCTCCCCCGTCTCCACCCTTCCCCGTCTGCCCATCCGTGTAACAGGCTGAATATTTTGAATGGGGAGCCCTTTGCACCATGCTTCTGGCCACATTAATTCTTTCACACTCATTCTTCAGTCTTAGCGGGGGGGCTGTCGGCACACTGGTTTCTTGGCAAGCCACTGCAAGGCTTCGCCCTAATGCACTCTGGCACTGTCACCGGGGTTAGGGCACAGGCAGGGATGTGTGGGACCTGTCATGTTGTTGTCAGAAGGAATGTGCGGATTAGCCTTTACAGCATAGTGGTGGGAGAGCACTGCAGCTGTGTACACTTATTATAAAAGATTTAAGTCCCACTGgtaaaatcaatatattgaattgCACAACCCTCTGCTTTTAATTAGTTTAAATCAAATGCGCCGGTGCCATTTTGCCTTCTCTCGCCTTCATGGGGTGAGGAAATACCAATATTTACATAGAAACTGTTAATTTGTGGTGAAAATGATAACACATTTAGCTTTACACACTCAAATTGCTCCAACTTGATGGATCCCAGATCAACGTGGAGTTGAGCTGAGGAGATGACGTCACCAGGAGCAGGGCGGAGACACCCGTGATGTCTGTTGCCTGGACCCTGAATTCCAGATGCAGGTGGACATGTGTGTAGAGGCAGCGCTTGGGGATGCTGGTCCTTCAGGAAGCGAGCTGGTTCTTTCTATTGCAGGTCGGAAACCGTGAGATTTACCTACATCATCTAAAATCCTTTCTCGGAAGCATTCTTACAAAATTGCGAAGGGGGCGCTTGCTCTTGGGTCATTTTGAGCCTGTTCTCCCAGCATGCGAGGGTCATTTGTACTGGGCAGCTCAAGGCACGGTGCTTTATTTATTCCAGAGCTTCACATGCTTTTCTTTCCAATCCCTGAAACAGTTTACAGAGGAAGGGGGTTTGTTCACTGCAAATGATCCCACGTACGACCGCGGCTATTATATGAGCCGTTTGGTATTAGCTGTCTGTTCAAGCTGGGACTGAATTCCGGGTTTTGCAGCAAATGGCATCTGACAAATAATATTTGACAAAAAATATGACTTGGTATTTCTTAATATGGAACAGATAGTTCATTTAAGCTTccccggcaaaaaaaaaaattgctcaaacCCAAACCGAAACAGCAATGCCAGGGAATACCAGGACTGCTGCTGTGTATTTTTTCCCTCTCCAAAGTAGAGTGTTTATGATTTGGGGGGATATTAGAGCGCATGAAGTTTGACACTTACTTATGCGAAACTCAGGCAAGCATGTGCAATACCGCCTTTTCAACATTTGTGTCGGAAGGCATTGTGGGGAGCCGCGCAAAGCCTGTGCTGATCCGCGTGGAGTGGATTGAATTAATGACAACTCCGAGAGCACCAGCTTTAGGGTAATTGCTTTATTGTTTTGGAGCCAGGGTGCTTATAATCCGGTTCCTGTGCAAACATGTTGAACGTGTGTTAATGCATTTCCAAACCAGAGCCTCTCACACAACCCTGCTTTTCATTAATTGATGTCGGTAGCATGGTACAGTATTTCAAAGGGCTGGCCAAGTATAAACTGTGTTtccaatttccttcctttcctgtgtTTGGAATGCCAATGTTAATTTGTTCCCATGCAGGAGCGGGGGCTGCCAACCGCGGCTTTCTATAAAGGGCTTCACAGTGAAGGCTTCCAGCCCTCGCTGATGCTTGGGGCTGCCTGGCCAAGTCTCCTGACACTTTGCAGCTAATTCTGGGTGATATATGGAGTGGGGGGTTGGGGGCTTCACTGCCGTGTAACGGAAGTTCCCGGTGACAGCAGTGGGTGTGACTTGGCAAAGGAGATTGCAACGGCATCCACAGTGATTCTCTTTAGACACAGCCTAAACCCATGTGTCTGTTTCCACTATGACTgcatattagctgtgtgaccttgggcaagttacttaacatctctgcaTTTCTGTCCTCATTTTATAAAGGCTACGAGAGAATCTCTTCCTCAACAGattctaaagaaatagaaatcatgtCACCCATGCGCAGAGGCCGTCACCTAGTAGGTGTAAAACAAATGGTAGCTCTTGTTTTTATTGTGTTGGCCAAATGAAGATTTACGTTGGTATATTAATCCAAATTTCAGTTTTTAAGTACTTAATCTTAAAATACTGAGATTAAACTGCCcatgttattttaaatgtcaagAAAATGGTCCCCAGAGCGTGAATATGTGTGCGCCTCCCTCTTTCAGAGATCACTGGAATTTGAATGAACACACCAAACTTATTTGAGGATGAATAGAGTCTAAGGCTGAATCTTTCCCCCAATTTTAGCATCTGTGGTTATTTAATGATTTTACTACTTGGGAAACTGGAACTCAGTGAGAGGGTATACCAGAACTCTCTGTAGTGCCTTTGCAactttgaattaaaaattaatttcaaaataaagtgtttcatttaaaaaattgcattacTGAAGTATTTCTTCCCAATCCTTTCTGGAAGATGGTCAAAGTACAAATTGTCTTTTCCTTCAAGGGAGTGACAAGCCCAAAACATTCATTAACAGAACTGCACAACTTCCCCACTTTTTATTGGAGCAGGTGCAAGGCTGCCCAAGGCTCCCGCAGCTGGGGTTAGGCTGCAACAACAAAGCCCTGTGTGGATTCAGTGTGTTTAGAAGCCTCTAGAGACCAGAGGACGAAAGAGAATGTCTTCAGGGCCAGATACCGAGGGGTGGCATTTCTCATTCAAGACTTTCCGTAAATTCCCTTCAGCTCTTTCTGTTTGAAAAATCCGACTTACCAAGTATTAGGTTTCCCTGCATCTCTGAGGTCACGTGTT
It contains:
- the LOC115837975 gene encoding uncharacterized protein LOC115837975 — protein: MAPPRPAALCPDPRPLLGAGPGPLAPHSPGRTAGLGKQPRRTKRRVRRRARVGGAASKPRSPESQRRGGSEEAGGPASAPSSRSSGALALGRRRPTLFQPLARIAGASGRSPSLARPGSHKRPPRERQSERSTNVYRVPTGCLEPGGTSRGCGWRNPSRPCPLGTRGLDQEGGPSRTDTQRTGDRISDLRRTPGTRSALNPAPGSHCSCAVTIC